The sequence TGTTTATTGCCTGTCGCGTAAGCGCGTGGAAGAAGTGGCTGAGCTTTTACGCAGCGAAGGGTTTGATGCCTTGCCTTACCATGCTCGGCTTGACCTCGACGTGCGCAACGCCAACCAAAAGAAATTTACCCAAGAAGACGGCGTCATCATCGTCGCCACCGTGGCGTTTGGCATGGGCATCGACAAGCCCGACGTGCGCTTTGTGGCCCATCTCGACTTACCGGGCAGCGTGGAAAACTTTTATCAAGAATCCGGTCGGGCAGGACGTGATGGTCTGCCGGCCATCAGCTGGTTATGCTACGGCCTCAACGATTTGGTGCTGCGCCGACAGATGATCATGGACGGCCAGCAAACGGACTTACAAAAGCAAGTCGAGCTGCAAAAGCTAGACGCCATGCTGGCATTTTGTGAAACCTCAGGCTGTCGTCGCGTGCCGCTGCTGGCTTATTTTGAAGAAGAAAGTACGCCGTGCGGTCACTGTGATCAGTGCGAACACCCACCGCAGCAGTTCGACGCCACCGAGTTGGTGCAGAAGCTGCTGTCGTGCGTGTATCGAGTCGGCCAGCGCTTCAGCGCCTCCCACGTCATTGACGTGCTCAAAGGTAAAAACAGCGACTATGTGCGCTATCAAAACCATCAAAAGCTGTCCACGTTTGGCATTGGCGATCAGCTGACCGACAAGGAGTGGCGCGCCGTGGTGCGCCAATGTGTGGCGCAGGGCCTATTGGACATCGACCTCACCCACAATCAAGCGCTGGTGTTGACCGAGGCGTCGCGCCAAGTATTGACCAGCCAGCGCCAAGTGTCGATGCGGCCGCTCAAGCGCGATAAGGCGCAAACCCAAGGCCCGGTAGAAAAATGGCTGCGCACCGAACGCGAAGAACGCCTCTGGCAGGCGCTTCGCGGCTGGCGGCGCGAGCAGGCCCTGGCCGACGCCGTGCCGGCCTATGTGATTTTTGCCGACCGCACCTTCCGTGAGATTGTGCAGACCATGCCCACCAACGTCACTGAGCTGGCTCAGGTATACGGCATGGGCGAGAAAAAGCTCGACACCTTTGGGGGCGAACTGATGACGATTTTGGCCGATCATCATGCCGAAGAAGGCTAAAATCCACGTTCAGACAGCTGATCGGCATAAAACGGCAGCAAAATGATGTTCAATAATCAAAATTATGCTTAAATATGCGCACTAGCACTACGTGAAGTGCTTAACCGAGTTTAAAGTAATCCGAAGGGTATGTGACCACACTATGTTAGAAAACCAACCTGAACATTCTGCGATTGAGCCAGTGGTGGTGGGCGATGATTTTTTATCTTTAGGCGCCTATGCTGAGCGTGCCTATTTAGAATACGCCATGAGTGTGGTTAAGGGCCGAGCCCTTCCTGAAGTAACCGATGGACAAAAACCGGTGCAGCGCCGGATTTTATACGCCATGAAAGACATGGGTTTGGTGCATGGCGCCAAGCCGGTTAAGTCGGCGCGTGTGGTCGGTGAAATTCTGGGTAAGTATCACCCCCACGGTGACGCGTCGGCCTACGACGCCATGGTGCGCATGGCGCAAGATTTTACCCTGCGCTATCCCTTGATCGACGGCATTGGTAACTTTGGCTCTCGCGACGGCGACGGCGCCGCCGCCATGCGCTACACCGAAGCGCGTCTGACCCCGATCGCCGATCTGTTGCTGTCGGAAATCGACATGGGTACGGTGGATTTTGCCCCTAACTACGATGGTGCTTTTTTTGAGCCACAGGTTTTGCCGGCACGTTTGCCGATGGTGTTGCTCAATGGGGCTTCTGGCATTGCCGTAGGCTTGGCTACCGAGATTCCCTCGCACAACTTGACTGAAGTAGCCGAAGCCGCCGTGGCATTATTGAAAAACCGCCGTCTGAGCACGGCCGAGCTGATGGACTATGTGAAAGGCCCAGATTTCGCCGGCGGTGGCCAAATCATCACCTCGCCAGAAGACATGCTGGCCACCTATGAGAGCGGCCGCGGCAGCGTGCGGGTGCGGGCGCGCTACGAGATTGAAAAGCTGGCGCGTGGCCAGTGGCGCGTGATTGTGAATGAATTGCCGCCGGGCAGCAGTGCCCAGAAAGTATTGGCCGAAATTGAGGATTTAACCAATCCTAAGCCCAAGTCGGGCAAGAAAACCCTGAATCAAGAGCAGCAAAACCTCAAAGCCTTGATGTTGTCGCTATTGGACCGCGTGCGTGACGAATCCGACAGCCAAAACCCTGTGCGTTTGGTGTTTGAGCCTAAGTCTAGCCGCATTGACGCCGAAGAGTTCATGAACGTGATGCTGTCGCAAACCAGCCTAGAGGGCAATGTGTCCTTTAACCTGGTGATGTTGGGCATGGACGGCCGTCCGGCGCAAAAAAACCTCAAAACCATTTTGACTGAGTGGGTAGATTTTCGCACCCTCACCGTGACCCGTCGCCTGACCCATCGCTTGGGTCAAGTAGATAAGCGCATCCACATTCTGGATGGCCGCATGATTGCCTTCTTGAACATCGACGAAGTGATTCGGGTGATTCGCGAGGCCGACGAGCCCAAGCAAGACCTGATGAATGCGTTTGCCCTCAGCGACATTCAGGCTGAAGATATTTTAGAGATTCGCCTACGCCAGCTGGCGCGCTTGGAAGGCATTAAGCTGGAGCAAGAGTTGAATAAGCTCAAAGAAGAGCGTGATGAGTTGAATCGGCTGTTGGGTGACGACAACGCCAAACGCCGTTTGATCATCAAAGAAATCACCGATGACACCAAAAAATTTGGCGACGAACGCCGCACCTTAATCGAATCCGCCGACCGCGCCGTATTGACGCAAAGCACGGCCGATGAGCCGATTACCCTGATTTTGTCGCAGCAAGGCTGGCTGCGTGCGCGCTCTGGCCATCATCTAGACTTAAGCCAAACCACGTTTAAAGAGGGCGATGATTTAAGGCAGGTGCTGGAAGGGCGCACCATTTGGCCCGTTATTGTGTTGGATACCTTAGGCCGCGCCTACACCATTGATGCGGCCGACGTGCCCAGCGGGCGTGGTGATGGCGCCCCGATTGGTTCCTTGGTTGAGCTGCAAGACGGCGCTCAAGTGGCTCACGTTTTGACGGGCTTGCCAGAAGACCTATACGTGATGAGCCACACCGGTGGTTATGGCTATATTTCGCAGTTGAAAGACATGATCAGCCGCGTCAAAGCCGGTAAGGCTTTCATGAGTTTAGAACAAGGCGAGACCTTGCTGGCGCCGATCCGCGTGAGTAAGGCCAGCATTGCGCCTGAGTCGGGCGCCTGCCTGGTGTTGGCGTCTAGCGACAACCGGGTGTTGGCGTTTGGCCTAGATGAACTGAAGCTGATGAGTAAAGGCCGTGGTCTACAGTTGATGCGCCTATTGGATAAAGAAGTGCTCAAATCGGCCTGCGTGACCGAACAGCCGCAGGTGACCTGCCACATCGTTGGGCCACGTGGCGGATTGAGTACGGAAAAAGTGCGGGTGCAAGACATTTTGAATAAGCGCGCTCGTCGCGGTAAAGAACTGCCTGTATTGGGCGAGCTTAGCCATCTTGACGATGGATTGAGTCAGGATTAAGCCTGTGCTCAAGCACCTGTAAAAAGCGGCCTGATGGCCGCTTTTTTATGGCTGAGTCTTTGATTTAGCCAGGTGATTTAGCTAGGCTTACGGCCTAGGTATTGAATCACGGCGCTGGGGCCACGATGGTTGAGGCCTTCGTTCAGCTCGCGCACCACCTCTTCGGCCACCACGGCCTCCAGTGGGGCTAAGGTGGTCATGATTTCGTCTAAGGTTGGCAGCAAGGCGATGTCTTTGGGGCCGCCGGTGTTGTATTGGCGCTGATCTGGGGTGTACAGCATCATGATCAGCATGCCGCCGGCCTTTAGGCTGTTCATGGCCTTTTGCAGCACTTCGGTGCGCAGCGGCAGCGGCAGATGGCAGAAAAACAGCGTCACCATGTCGTAGTGATCGGTGGCAAACGTGTAATCGCTCAGGTCGGCGACCTCGGTGCGGATGCACACGTTGCGCTGCGCCGCCAGCGCTTCGGCTTTGGCTAGGCCAACGGCCGAGGCATCGATGCCCAAAACGTCAAAACCGTGCTCTGCCAACAAGACCGCGTTGCGCCCTTCGCCCTCACCAATGCCCAGCGCCTTACCGCGCGGCAGTAGCGGCAATGATTCTTGTAAAAACACATTGCCGCGTTCGCCAAAAATATAGGCGTCGACGGCGTATTTCTCGTCCCAAAATGACATGCTCAGCGTCCTTATCCTGAATGTGTGGTGCGATTGTGCCATTCGGCGCGAGTCATGTCCAAACGACAACCGACGCCGCCACAGTCGGGGTAGACGTCAATCTTATTGGTTTCAATGCACACGCCTTGCACCAAGGGTGACTTGAAGCACAGTCGCATGACTTGGCCGAGCAGGTATTCTTGGGTTTGAAACACGGTTTGGTCAGTCAGCTGGGCGATGCTGGTGCGTAAAAAATCATAGTCAAACACTTGGGCGATGTCGTCTTGCTTGGGAATGAGGTAGGGCAAGTCGAGGCGAATATTAAAGCGCACGCGCTGCTTGATGCCCTGTTCAAAATCATGGATGCCGATGAAGCACATCACGTCGTAATCGCGTAAAAAAATGGCAGATTGCATGACAACTCCTTATAGGGCTAATGCCAGGGCTTATTTGTCAATGGTGAACATCACGTCTCGAGCCAGCGGGACCAGGTGTTGGCCGTGGTCGACGGTGAGGGTTTGGCCGGTGACGGCGCGGGCATTGACCAGATAGTCGGCCGCCGCCGCTAAGTCGGCGCACTCAGTGCCGCGGCCCAGAGCGGTTTTAACGTGGGCCTGGGCAAAGTTTTCTGGGCTTTGATCGCCGCTGATCAGCGACAGCCCTGGGGCGATCGCGTTGATGCGTAAATACGGTGCGGCCGCCATGGCGCTCATGCGTACGCTTTGTTTGAGCGCGAGCTTGGACAAGGTGTAAGAATAATAATCAGGATTGAGGTTGAACAGCTTTTGGTCCAGGAGCTGCACCACCGAGCCCTCGTGTTCGCGTGCCTTCAGCGCAGCACCATAGGCGGCGCTGAAGTAGACGGGCGCCCGAAAGTTCACCTGCATCTGTGCGTTGAAGCTGTCGGGCTGGAAGTCGTAAAAATGATCGGGCTCAAAACGCGCCGCATTGTTGATCAGCGCATCGAGTCGGCCATGCTGTTGGTAAATGGCCTCGATGTAGGCGCTAAAAGCGTCATAGTCTTGCGTTAAGTCTAGGGCGTGGACGCTGCTATTGGGTAGACTGTCGCTTAAGGACGTTGCCGCCGCCGTGGATTGGTGGCAATGAATGCAGACCCACCAGCCTTGGTCATGGAAGTGTTGCACCAAGGCTTGGCCAATGCGTTTGGCGCCCCCAGTGATGAGGATGACTTTTTGATCAGGCGAAGGTTGCGGCATGGCGGGCTCCTAAAGGCACAAATGAGACTGATTTGATTATAACTCATAGGCTTAACTTCGGCATGTTTGTGCTAGGGGGCTGAATAGCCCAATATTGGACGTCATAAAAATGCCGGTCAAACCGCCCCTTTGAAGATAGTGCCTTGATATAACGGTGCTAATTATCTTTTAAGAAGGTGACGCTCGTCGGCAAAACGTGATAGCATGACGGGCTTGATTGATCGAAATCCGCTTAGACCTAAACTGCGCCATAAGCTGGAATTCTACCGTTTTCTATATTGTTAAGGTCACATACATTATGTCAGTGTTAAAAGAAATCATGGATTTCAACAAAGACTTTGTTGATTCAGGTGAATACGTTCAGTTTTTTACCGATAAATACCCCAATAAACAAATCGCGGTGCTGTCGTGTATGGACGCGCGCATTGTAGAGCTGTTGCCAAAAGCCATGGGCTTAAAAAATGGCGACGCCAAACTGATTAAGAACGCCGGCGCGCTCGTGACCCATCCTTGGGGTTCGGTGATGCGTAGCTTGCTGGTGGCGGTATTAGAGCTGGGCGCCAATGAAATTTTTGTGGTGTCACACATGGATTGCGGCATGCGTGGCTTTGATCCTGAACACTTGCTAGAGCGTGCAAAAGCCGCGGGAATCACTGAAAAATCCATCGAAACCTTGCGTAATGCCGGCATTGATCTGGATACCTGGCTTAAAGGGTTTGAAAACGTAGACGACAGCGTGCGTCACACCGTCGACATCATCAAGAAACATCCGCTCATGCCTAAGTCCATCCCGATCCATGGTTTGGTGATTCACCCGACCACTGGCCAGCTGCATAAAGTGGTAGACGGCTACGCCGTAGTGGCCGCAGATGCAGCCAAGGCAGCCGAAGCCGAAACCAGCGACGACGAATAGGCCGCATGAAGACCATCGGCTTCTTTGGCGGCACCTTCGACCCGATCCACTTAGGCCATGTGCGCATGGCCGAGGCGTTTCAGGCGCAGTGTGGCCTAGATGAGCTGATTGTGATGCCCGCTGGCGAGGCTTATCATAAGGACAATCATGGCCAAGCGTCGGCAGCCGATCGATTGGCCATGACGCAGCTGGCCGTGGCCAAGCTGCCGCAAGCAGGCGTCAGCGACGCAGACATTGTGCGTCGCGGCCCCACCTATACGGCCGACACGCTTGCAGCGATGCGGGCACAGTATGGGCCAGACGTGGCGTTTTGGTGGTTGATGGGCGCCGACTCCTTGGCTCAGCTGCACACGTGGCACGATTTTGAGCGACTGTTTACTTTAACCAACTTTGCCGTGGCGCCACGAGATTCGGCTGTGCGGCCACAAATACACCCTGATATTCAGGCCTGTATGGTAAAAAAAAGCGCAAATAAACTAGACGCCGCACCCACACAAGGTACAATACGCATATTAGATTTGTCCCCGATGTTGGTGTCTTCGTCAGAAATTCGTCACAAAATTGCCCATCAGCAGCGTGTGAATGATGTGCTTGACCCAGATGTGTGGGCTTATATCCAAACACACTCTTTATATTTAGGATCAGAATGAACGAAATCGAACAACTCGTCGCGGACATCACCAAAGTGGTGGTTGACGCTTTAGAAGACACCAAAGGCAAAGACCTAGTGGTGTTGAAAACCACAGAATTAACCTCGATGTTCCAACAGCTCATCGTGGTGACCGGCGACAGCAATCGCCAAGTAAAATCATTGATTCGCAATGCGGAGCTGGCCTTAAAAGAAGCCGGTCACGAAGTGATCAGCGTTGAAGGCATGGATTCTGGCGAATGGGTTTTGCTAGATGCGGGCGATGTGGTGGTACACGCCATGCTGCCAGCCGTACGTGATTACTACGACTTAGAAGCGCTATGGGGTGGTGAGAAGCCTTCATTCCATATGGGCCATGCCAAGCCATGGAGCGCCGCAGACGCTTAAGTTTGCCTGATGGTTGACGCAATCTAACAGGCACAAAGTGCCTGTTTTTTTATGAACAGATGACACCATGAATATCACCATTTTAGCCGTGGGCACCAAAATGCCCCGCTGGGTCAGCGATGGCTACGATGAATACGCCAAACGCTTTGGCAAAGATGTTAAGCTTAGCTTAAAAGAAATCAAACCAGAAAAACGAGGCTCTGGGGTCAATGCCGCTCAGGGTATGGCCGCAGAAGAGGCGCGTATTTTGGCCGCCTTACCCAACCAATGTTTTCTGGTGGTATTGGACGAACGCGGCCAAGCACCGACGTCGGTACAGCTAGCCGACCACCTCCAACGCTGGCAGCATGAAGGCCACAGCAACGTGTATTTCGTGATTGGCGGCGCCGACGGCATGACCGATGCGCTGAAACAAAAAGCCAATATGATGATGCGTTTGTCTAATCTCACCATGCCGCATGGCATGGTTCGGGTGCTGTTGGCGGAACAATTGTACCGTGCCGTGTCTATCATACATAACCATCCCTATCACCGAGAGTGATGGGGCACCGCATAAGAATAAAAATTAAACCCTAAGCGGCCTTCAGGAGTAAACTTAACCCTGAGCCCGTTGCCTTAAGATGCCCAATATGAACACAACACCTTTGCTTGACCAAATTAACGACCCCAGCGATTTACGTCAGGTAGATCGCGCCTTACTGCCGCAGCTGTCGCATGAGTTACGCGAGTTTTTACTGCATTCTGTCAGCAAAACCGGCGGCCATTTGGCCAGTAATCTGGGCTGTGTAGAGCTAACCTTGGCCCTACATTACGTGTATCAAACGCCGCAAGACAAGCTGGTGTGGGACGTTGGTCATCAAAGCTACCCACATAAAATTTTAACCGGTCGGCGCGCCCAAATGGACAGCATGCGCATGCAGGGCGGCCTAGCGGGTTTTCCCAAGCGCGCCGAATCGGTCTATGACACGTTCGGAGTAGGCCATTCGTCGACCTCGATCGGCGCGGCTTTGGGGATGGCGGTCGCGGCCAAGCTACAGGGGTTGCCGGATAAAGCCGTGGCCATTATTGGCGATGGCGCCATGACCGCTGGCCAGGCGTTTGAAGCCTTAAATAACGCCGGTGACATGGCCAATGTTGACCTTTTGGTGATTTTAAATGACAACGAGATGTCGATTTCACCGAACGTGGGCGCCTTGCCCAAGCATTTGGCCAACAGCGTTATGGGCGACATTTTCCGCGCGGTGAAGCAAGGCTCTGAGCGGGTCTTGGGTAAGGTTCCATCGGCATTAGACGTGGCCAATCGGGTTGAAGGACGCATTAAAGACATGGTCGGTAGCTCGACTTTGTTTGAAAAGTTTGGTTTTGAATACACCGGCCCCGTGGATGGCCATGACGTGGTGAAGCTGGTGGAAACCTTGACGCAGCTGCGTCAGAAAAAAGGCCCACAGTTTTTACACGTATTGACCAAGAAAGGCCAGGGCTACAAGCTGGCCGAGAACGACCCCGTTAGCTATCACGGCGTCAGCAAGTTTGACCCCTGTAACGGCTTAACGCCTGCGAAGGTGCCGAGTAAGCCAACGTATACGCAGGTATTTGGACAATGGATCATTGATCAGGCTAAGGCCTGTGAAAAGCTAGTCGGGGTTACCCCTGCCATGCGTGAAGGCTCTGGTCTGGTGGCGTTTCAGGCCGCTTTTCCGACGCGTTACTTCGACGTGGGCATTGCTGAGCAGCATGCGGTGACCTTTGCTGGCGGCATGGCCTGTGAGGGCCTGAAGCCAGTGGTGGCGATTTACTCGACGTTTTTACAGCGCGCCTACGATCAACTGATTCACGACGTGGCGATTCAAAACCTACCGGTGCTGTTTGCCATTGACCGCGCTGGGCTAGTGGGCGCCGACGGCCCCACCCATGCAGGTGCGTTTGACTTGAGCTTTTTACGCTGTATTCCCAATATGGTGGTGGCTGCGCCGAGCGATGAAGCCGAATGTCGCCTATTGCTGAGCACCTGCTATCAGCTGAATCAACCGACGGCGGTACGCTATCCACGCGGCAGCGGTAAGGGTGCTGAAGTCGGTACAGGCGCTGACCTAGCCACCGTACCCGTGGGCAAAGGCATTGTGCGCCGTGAAGGCGAGCGCGTGGCCATCTTGGCCTTTGGCAGCATGGTCAGCCGCAGTCTTGAGGCTGCTGATGCCGTGAACGCCACTGTAGCCGACATGCGCTTCGTGAAGCCCATCGACGTGGCCTTGATTCAGGCCTTGGCCAATAGCCATGATTATTTCGTGACGGTGGAAGAAAACGCCATCATGGGCGGCGCTGGTAGCGCCGTCGCCGAAGTGCTGCAAAGCCTAGGCCTGTTAAAGCCGATTTTGCATCTGGGCCTGCCGGATGACTTTGGCGAACATGGCGATCATGGCGTGCTCTTGGCCGATTTAGGCTTAGATGGCGCCGGCATCGCCGCCCGTATCAGCGCTTGGCAGCCTAGCCTAGGCGCGTAATCGCTCACCTTTAAACGGTGAGCACACGTAGTCTGACCATAACCAGTTAAGTGTGTAGGGGGTGAGTATGATCTCAATTCAAAGAAGTCCACAGACCTTTAGCGTTGACGAAATTAAGCCAGGTGATGTGGTTTGGGTCCGAGACGATGAAGGGGGCAGCAGTCTATTGGTGTTTGAGGTGGTGTCGTTAGACCAAATCGCTTTAGTTGGCCGTTTCCAAGGTGAGTTTGAGTGGGTGAGCCCACACGAACAGGGTGCGCCAGCTGGCGTGCCGCGCTCGAAGCTGGCCAAGAATGAAGAAGTCGGCATGCCTTTGTATACGGTACAAAGCGTGCACGCATCAGCTGAATAAGGCTAAAACCCTAAAAAGCCGCTTTCTGTCTAGACAGAAAGCGGCTTTTTTATGTTCGTCGTCACCGTCTTGAAAAAAAACAGAATGGCCCTATTTATAAAAGACTCTTGCTAGAAACAAAGGACACATTATGGAACAATTTGACGGCACAACGATTATCTCTGTGCGTCGAGGCAATCACGTTGCCATCGGAGGGGACGGCCAAGTCACCTTAGGCAACATTGTCATCAAAGCCACCGCACGTAAGGTGCGCAAACTTTATAACAACAAAGTTTTAGCAGGATTTGCCGGCGGTACCGCAGATGCGTTTACCCTCATTGAACTCTTTGAAGCCAAATTGCAAAAACATCAGGGCCACTTAGTGCTGTCTGCGATTGAGCTGGCCAAAGAATGGCGTACCGACCGCGCCTTGCGTCGCCTCGAAGCGATGCTCATCGTGGCGGATAAAGACAACACCTTAATCATTACCGGTAACGGCGACGTGCTCGAGCCTGAACAAGGCATTGCCGCAATCGGCTCTGGTGGCGCGTTTGCCCAGTCAGCGGCCACGGCCCTGTTTGAAAATACCGATTTAGCCCCCGAAGTGATTGTGAAAAAATCGCTGGAAATAGCGGGTAACATCTGTATTTACACCAACGGTAACCATATTTTAGAAGTTTTAGACGACAACGCCTAAAACGGACAAACCCTCGCTTAAAGGAAAATCATGTCTAGTGTGATGACCCCACAAGAAATTGTACATGAGTTAAACAAATACATTATTGGTCAAGACGGCGCGAAAAAAGCCGTGGCCGTGGCTTTGCGTAATCGCTACCGTCGTAGCCAAGTAGCCGAGCCGTTGCAAACCGAGATTGTGCCCAAAAACATTTTGATGATTGGGCCTACCGGCGTGGGTAAAACCGAGATTGCCCGCCGCCTAGCTCGCCTGGCCAATGCCCCATTCATTAAAATTGAAGCCACAAAGTTCACCGAAGTGGGCTATGTGGGCCGCGACGTCGACAGCATCATCCGTGATCTAATCGAAGTGGCGATGAAAAACGTGCGCGACATCGCAGTGAAGAAAAACCGTGATCGCGCCCTAGATGCTGCTGAAGACCGCGTATTGGACGCTTTATTGCCGCCGCCGCGTCAGGTTGGCTTTGCCGATGAGCCTGCGCCTAAGGTAGAAGAAAACAGCACCCGCCAAAAATTCCGCAAAATGCTGCGCGAAGGTCAATTAGACGACAAAGAAATTGAAATCGACGTGGCTCAAACCGCGGCCAATATGTCGATCATGGGCCCTCCAGGCATGGAAGACTTCACCCAGCAGCTACAAGGCATGTTCCAAAACATGGGCAATCAAAAGACCAAGAAGCAAAAGCTGAAGGTCGCCATGGCCTTGAAATTGCTCATCGATGAAGAGGCTGCCAAGCTGGTAAACGATGAAGACCTGCGTGAAGAGGCCGTCAAAGCCGTAGAACAGCACGGCATCGTGTTCCTAGATGAGATCGATAAGGTTGCCACCAGCAACCGTACCCAAGGCTCAGACGTGTCGCGTCAGGGCGTACAGCGCGATCTTCTGCCCTTGGTTGAAGGCACTACGGTGACGACTAAGTACGGCATGATTAAAACCGATCATATTTTGTTCATTGCGTCGGGCGCTTTTCATCTGAACAAGCCTTCGGACTTGATTCCTGAGCTACAGGGCCGCTTCCCGATTCGGGTGGAGTTGAACAGCCTGAGCGTGTCTGACTTCAAACAAATCTTAACCGCAACCGATGCCTGCTTGACTCATCAGTATGAGGCTCTGTTGAAAGTGGACGGGGTGGAACTGAAGTTCTTGGATGAGGGCATTCAGCGCCTAGCCGAGATCGCCTTCCAGGTGAATGAAAAAACCGAAAACATCGGTGCCCGCCGTTTACACACCGTGTTGGAAAAATTGCTGGAAGAAGTGTCGTTCAGCGCCCCAGCCGGTGAAGTGATCATTG comes from Neisseriaceae bacterium CLB008 and encodes:
- the hslU gene encoding ATP-dependent protease ATPase subunit HslU gives rise to the protein MTPQEIVHELNKYIIGQDGAKKAVAVALRNRYRRSQVAEPLQTEIVPKNILMIGPTGVGKTEIARRLARLANAPFIKIEATKFTEVGYVGRDVDSIIRDLIEVAMKNVRDIAVKKNRDRALDAAEDRVLDALLPPPRQVGFADEPAPKVEENSTRQKFRKMLREGQLDDKEIEIDVAQTAANMSIMGPPGMEDFTQQLQGMFQNMGNQKTKKQKLKVAMALKLLIDEEAAKLVNDEDLREEAVKAVEQHGIVFLDEIDKVATSNRTQGSDVSRQGVQRDLLPLVEGTTVTTKYGMIKTDHILFIASGAFHLNKPSDLIPELQGRFPIRVELNSLSVSDFKQILTATDACLTHQYEALLKVDGVELKFLDEGIQRLAEIAFQVNEKTENIGARRLHTVLEKLLEEVSFSAPAGEVIIDAAYVNARLDNIAQQEDLARYVL
- the dxs gene encoding 1-deoxy-D-xylulose-5-phosphate synthase, which encodes MNTTPLLDQINDPSDLRQVDRALLPQLSHELREFLLHSVSKTGGHLASNLGCVELTLALHYVYQTPQDKLVWDVGHQSYPHKILTGRRAQMDSMRMQGGLAGFPKRAESVYDTFGVGHSSTSIGAALGMAVAAKLQGLPDKAVAIIGDGAMTAGQAFEALNNAGDMANVDLLVILNDNEMSISPNVGALPKHLANSVMGDIFRAVKQGSERVLGKVPSALDVANRVEGRIKDMVGSSTLFEKFGFEYTGPVDGHDVVKLVETLTQLRQKKGPQFLHVLTKKGQGYKLAENDPVSYHGVSKFDPCNGLTPAKVPSKPTYTQVFGQWIIDQAKACEKLVGVTPAMREGSGLVAFQAAFPTRYFDVGIAEQHAVTFAGGMACEGLKPVVAIYSTFLQRAYDQLIHDVAIQNLPVLFAIDRAGLVGADGPTHAGAFDLSFLRCIPNMVVAAPSDEAECRLLLSTCYQLNQPTAVRYPRGSGKGAEVGTGADLATVPVGKGIVRREGERVAILAFGSMVSRSLEAADAVNATVADMRFVKPIDVALIQALANSHDYFVTVEENAIMGGAGSAVAEVLQSLGLLKPILHLGLPDDFGEHGDHGVLLADLGLDGAGIAARISAWQPSLGA
- the hslV gene encoding ATP-dependent protease subunit HslV; protein product: MEQFDGTTIISVRRGNHVAIGGDGQVTLGNIVIKATARKVRKLYNNKVLAGFAGGTADAFTLIELFEAKLQKHQGHLVLSAIELAKEWRTDRALRRLEAMLIVADKDNTLIITGNGDVLEPEQGIAAIGSGGAFAQSAATALFENTDLAPEVIVKKSLEIAGNICIYTNGNHILEVLDDNA